One stretch of Arachis hypogaea cultivar Tifrunner chromosome 20, arahy.Tifrunner.gnm2.J5K5, whole genome shotgun sequence DNA includes these proteins:
- the LOC140182930 gene encoding zinc finger BED domain-containing protein RICESLEEPER 2-like → MAKIPSGAGTHRDLPVGEQRLSPSWLLSADRRPPTVARRLSTSGPSAPPLTPDPLSGLVHSLKVSRQSSSPPRVFLFASPVFAGLPSPFLRQVQVNEFSTMNIWLYVRVKKKVKGKVFRVSRMSSSDSLSNTLEKSTPSEEPIGTNIQTTQEAPQSQPQEPPTDTTTTNEGTTNSTSSVRKRKLASEVWNHFKIVEIKEKLKAECNYCKSKLLGDPKQGTSHLRDHFKSCKLRTTRDIRQCMMKTTPTTSGETVVVSAYTFDQENTRKELSVMVITRNTLKSDILKLYNDERSKTMNVLERNKSRIPITTDMWTASNQNKGYMVITAHYIDDSWKLQSRLIRFIYVPAPHTAEVLSKVLVDCLMDWNLDRKVSTLTVDNCNTNDVMIDNILTKTSHRNFILGGKLFHMRCCAHILNLIVKDGLQLISHAIERVRDSVHYWTATPKREEKFKETCAQVKISYTKNLCLDCKTRWNSTFFMLEVAIMYRDVFERLSLRESQYKSLPSEKDWDMADEIFQRLRIFFDVTELFSGTTYPTSNLYFPKVCVIKLALMEWKHCENEIIEMMATSMITKFEKYWGVINTVMAIGTLLDPRYKMYLLNFFFRKIYGETEACVVIGQVKRVVQDLVLEYATKGRERDQAAQLDIPPPPSIPLSSKGRKFSHEDWQADFAAHVSEESAFIDTKSELDYYLEERPVPQNEHDFDILNWWKSNGAKFPTLQAIARDFLAIPISTVASESSFSTGGRFVTPHRSRLRPDTLEALMCNQDWLWNEFGTTTNIGFE, encoded by the exons ATGGCAAAAATTCCCAGCGGGGCGGGTACCCACAGGGATTTACCCGTCGGGGAGCAG CGGCTCAGCCCCTCCTGGCTCCTTTCTGCTGACCGCCGACCGCCAACCGTCGCCCGCCGCCTTTCAACCTCTGGTCCCTCAGCGCCACCTCTCACCCCAGACCCCTTGAGTGGCTTGGTTCACTCACTGAAGGTGTCGAGGCAGTCGAGCTCACCGCCGCGGGTCTTCCTCTTCGCATCGCCGGTCTTCGCTGGTCTTCCTTCCCCTTTTCTCCGTCAGGTTCAG GTTAATGAATTTTCGACTATGAATATCTG GCTTTATGTGAGAGTGAAGAAGAAAGTAAAGGGAAAGGTATTCAGAGTCAGTAG AATGTCTTCTTCGGATTCATTGAGTAATACTCTTGAGAAGAGTACTCCATCGGAGGAACCTATAGGCACTAATATTCAAACTACACAAGAGGCTCCTCAATCTCAACCTCAAGAACCCCCAACGGATACCACAACTACTAATGAAGGAACGACAAACTCTACAAGTAGTGTTCGAAAGAGGAAGTTGGCCTCTGAAGTGTGGAATCACTTTAAGATTGTGGaaatcaaggaaaaattaaaaGCTGAATGCAATTATTGCAAATCGAAGCTACTTGGTGACCCAAAACAAGGTACTTCACACTTGCGTGATCACTTCAAAAGCTGCAAGCTCCGCACCACTAGAGATATAAGACAGTGTATGATGAAGACAACTCCAACAACTAGTGGGGAAACAGTTGTGGTTAGTGCATATACCTTCGACCAAGAAAATACAAGGAAAGAGTTATCAGTTATG GTGATTACTCGCAACACTTTAAAGAGTgacatcttgaagctctacaatgATGAGAGATCGAAGACAATGAATGTCCTTGAGCGTAATAAAAGTCGAATTCCAATTACGACTGATATGTGGACAGCAAGCAACCAAAACAAAGGTTATATGGTAATCACGGCTCATTACATTGATGATTCTTGGAAATTGCAAAGCCGTCTTATCAg GTTTATATATGTGCCGGCTCCCCACACGGCTGAGGTACTTTCAAAGGTTCTTGTGGATTGTTTGATGGATTGGAATCTTGATAGGAAGGTATCCACTTTGACTGTTGATAATTGCAATACTAATGACGTTATGATTGATAATATTTTGACTAAAACGTCACATAGAAACTTCATCTTGGGTGGTAAATTATTTCACATGCGATGTTGTGCGcatatattaaatttgattgtCAAGGATGGGTTACAACTTATTTCACATGCTATTGAAAGGGTGAGGGATAGTGTTCATTATTGGACTGCAACacctaaaagagaagaaaaatttaagGAAACATGTGCGCAAGTTAAAATATCCTACACAAAAAATCTTTGTCTTGATTGTAAAACTAGGTGGAATTCAACATTTTTTATGCTTGAAGTTGCAATTATGTATAGAGATGTATTTGAAAGATTGTCATTGCGTGAGAGTCAATATAAATCTTTGCCTAGTGAGAAAGATTGGGATATGGCGGatgagatttttcaaagattgaggATATTTTTTGATGTGACTGAATTGTTTTCTGGAACAACTTATCCTACATCAAATCTTTATTTTCCTAAGGTTTGTGTGATTAAGTTGGCTTTGATGGAGTGGAAACATTGTGAAAATGAGATAATTGAAATGATGGCTACTAGTATGATAACTAAGTTTGAAAAGTATTGGGGTGTGATTAATACAGTTATGGCTATTGGGACTCTTTTGGATCCTAGGTACAAGATGTAtttattgaatttcttttttcGTAAAATATATGGTGAGACGGAGGCATGTGTTGTAATTGGTCAAGTGAAAAGGGTAGTGCAAGATTTAGTTTTAGAATATGCAacaaagggaagagagagagaccaAGCTGCTCAATTAGATATACCGCCACCACCTTCAATTCCTTTAAGTTCAAAGGGGAGGAAGTTTAGTCATGAAGATTGGCAAGCTGATTTTGCTGCACATGTAAGTGAGGAATCCGCATTTATTGATACAAAGAGTGAGTTGGATTATTATCTTGAAGAGAGACCGGTACCACAAAATGAACATGATTTTGATATCTTAAATTGGTGGAAGTCAAATGGAGCGAAGTTTCCTACTTTGCAAGCTATTGCTAGGGATTTTTTGGCGATTCCTATCTCTACCGTTGCCTCTGAATCTTCATTTAGTACGGGTGGTCGATTTGTTACGCCACATCGTAGTAGGTTGCGTCCGGACACATTAGAGGCTCTAATGTGTAATCAAGATTGGCTTTGGAATGAATTTGGCACCACAACGAACATAGGATTTGAGTGA
- the LOC112785242 gene encoding uncharacterized protein, with protein MASNQKRGFLYIYKAGITGNHHQRKKDEDNQGKKSNSSRSWLQRLTRTRNSSNAEKIVIEEGGFVEARNSTSCLELGGGGGGEGFVEGRKSVSKGVIFEERRKSVSQIEGDFGGVEKVVVDEGRKSVSQIETLSSVAAYLQVKVLVSDMPSFMQLHAFRSARRTFDSLEQFSSKHIAHNIKKEFDKAYGPVWHCIVGSSFGSFVTHATGCFLYFSMENLYILLFKTKVKKTLGKEFRHESCSDSDFVREARYPAPLLIP; from the exons ATGGCTAGTAACCAAAAGAGAGGGTTCTTGTACATTTATAAAGCTGGAATAACAGGAAATCATCATCAGAGAAAGAAAGATGAGGATAATCAAGGCAAGAAATCCAATTCATCTAGAAGTTGGTTGCAAAGGCTTACCAGAACTCGAAATTCTTCAAATGCTGAAAAGATTGTTATTGAAGAAGGTGGGTTTGTGGAAGCCAGAAATTCAACATCATGCTTGGagttaggaggaggaggaggaggagaaggatttGTAGAGGGAAGAAAATCAGTATCCAAAGGAGTGATATTTGAGGAGAGAAGAAAATCAGTGTCTCAGATTGAGGGAGATTTTGGAGGAGTAGAAAAGGTTGTTGTTGATGAAGGAAGAAAATCAGTGTCACAGATTGAGACATTGTCATCAGTGGCAGCATATCTTCAGGTTAAGGTTTTGGTTTCTGACATGCCAAGTTTCATGCAACTGCATGCTTTTCGTTCTGCTAGAAGAACCTTTGATAGCTTGGAACAGTTTAGTTCTAAACACATTGCTCATAACATTAAGAAG GAATTTGACAAAGCTTATGGTCCGGTGTGGCATTGCATTGTAGGTTCAAGCTTTGGTTCTTTCGTGACGCATGCAACGggttgttttctttatttctcaatggaaaatttgtatattttactGTTCAAGACCAAAGTTAAGAAGACCTTGGGTAAAG AATTCCGCCATGAAAGCTGTTCCGACTCTGATTTTGTGAGAGAAGCCCGCTATCCAGCGCCTCTCCTTATTCCGTAG